In candidate division KSB1 bacterium, one DNA window encodes the following:
- a CDS encoding PfkB family carbohydrate kinase, with translation MSLLVVGSLGLDTVETPFGKADNVIGGTAIYCGVAASYFTTVRLVGVVGEDFPQAEIDYFRQRGIDLSGLEIKPGRSFSWGGRYHHDLNMRDTLFTHLNVFESFRPTLPPQYRDTPFVFLGNIGPSLQLEVLHQLTTPPRLVSLDTMNYWIERTPEELCKVLRHVDVLLVNDSEARQLAREANLVKAARYIHDLGPKTIIIKKGEHGALMISRGQYFWAPAYPLENVFDPTGAGDTFAGGFMGYLAQAGTIEEPTLRQAVIYGSTFASFVVEDFSLRRIRNLSQEEIIRRFNEFHTMTRFTTPWE, from the coding sequence ATGAGTCTCCTGGTCGTGGGTTCCCTTGGGCTGGATACGGTGGAGACCCCGTTTGGCAAGGCCGACAACGTCATCGGGGGGACGGCAATTTATTGCGGGGTGGCGGCGAGCTATTTCACCACGGTGCGGCTGGTGGGCGTGGTGGGGGAGGACTTTCCCCAGGCAGAGATCGATTATTTCCGGCAGCGCGGCATCGATCTCAGCGGCCTGGAGATCAAACCCGGCAGGAGTTTTAGCTGGGGCGGCCGGTATCATCACGATTTGAACATGCGCGACACGCTGTTCACACATTTGAATGTGTTCGAATCGTTTCGCCCCACCCTGCCGCCGCAATATCGCGACACCCCCTTTGTGTTTCTCGGCAACATCGGCCCGTCGTTGCAGCTCGAGGTGTTGCACCAGTTGACCACGCCGCCGCGGCTGGTGTCGCTCGACACCATGAACTACTGGATCGAGCGCACCCCGGAGGAGCTTTGCAAAGTCCTGCGCCACGTCGATGTCCTGCTGGTCAATGACTCGGAGGCACGGCAGCTCGCGCGCGAAGCCAATCTCGTCAAAGCCGCGCGCTACATTCACGACCTCGGCCCCAAAACCATCATCATCAAAAAGGGCGAACACGGCGCGCTCATGATTTCGCGCGGCCAATACTTCTGGGCGCCGGCCTATCCGTTGGAGAATGTCTTCGACCCCACCGGTGCGGGCGACACCTTTGCCGGTGGTTTCATGGGCTATCTGGCGCAGGCGGGCACCATCGAGGAACCCACGCTGCGCCAGGCGGTGATCTACGGCAGCACCTTCGCCAGCTTCGTGGTCGAGGATTTCAGCCTGCGGCGCATCCGCAACCTCAGCCAGGAGGAAATCATCCGGCGCTTCAACGAGTTTCACACCATGACGCGCTTCACCACGCCGTGGGAGTAA
- a CDS encoding DUF2911 domain-containing protein: MKPSLKLARAGLVFALALALAMCSKKEEPQSEAGMSAGQPAAETMAEGDRGTASARFGALQVSIDYGRPQLKGRDMLAQATDGMVWRMGMNEATEITTDADLHFGETVVPRGRYSLWMKKVRDGQWELIFNKKTGIWGHEYPAGEELAMIPMTMSTNPDSVERFTIAVLAHNDTDGTLKAMWGPSVLSVDFTASVPAAP, translated from the coding sequence ATGAAGCCATCCCTCAAACTGGCACGCGCCGGCCTGGTGTTCGCGCTGGCACTGGCGCTTGCCATGTGCAGCAAAAAGGAAGAACCCCAAAGCGAAGCCGGCATGAGTGCCGGCCAGCCGGCCGCCGAAACCATGGCGGAGGGCGACCGCGGCACGGCCAGCGCCCGTTTCGGCGCGCTGCAGGTCAGCATCGACTACGGCCGGCCGCAATTGAAAGGCCGCGACATGCTGGCGCAGGCCACCGACGGCATGGTTTGGCGCATGGGCATGAACGAGGCCACGGAAATCACCACCGACGCCGACCTGCATTTTGGCGAAACTGTGGTGCCGCGCGGCCGCTATTCTCTGTGGATGAAAAAGGTGAGGGACGGGCAATGGGAGTTGATTTTCAACAAGAAAACCGGCATCTGGGGGCATGAGTATCCGGCTGGCGAAGAACTGGCCATGATTCCCATGACCATGTCGACCAATCCCGATTCGGTGGAGCGCTTCACCATCGCCGTGCTCGCCCACAATGACACCGACGGCACCCTCAAGGCCATGTGGGGCCCGAGCGTCCTGTCGGTGGATTTCACCGCGAGCGTGCCCGCCGCGCCATAA
- a CDS encoding DUF3467 domain-containing protein codes for MSNGMPQQINIELGEKEAEGIYSNLAIINHTAAEFVIDFVRYFPGTPKARVQTRIIMTPQHAKSFVRALQENLEKYESAFGEIKLFGDQKSRDFGFKPPVEAGEAAG; via the coding sequence ATGAGCAACGGCATGCCACAGCAAATCAACATCGAGCTCGGTGAAAAGGAAGCCGAAGGCATTTATTCGAATCTTGCGATTATCAATCACACCGCAGCAGAGTTCGTGATCGATTTTGTGCGTTACTTTCCGGGCACGCCCAAGGCGCGGGTGCAGACGCGCATCATTATGACCCCGCAGCACGCCAAATCTTTCGTGCGCGCGCTGCAGGAGAACCTCGAGAAATATGAGAGCGCCTTTGGTGAAATCAAATTGTTCGGCGATCAGAAATCCAGGGATTTCGGCTTCAAACCGCCGGTGGAAGCCGGCGAAGCCGCCGGATGA
- the argS gene encoding arginine--tRNA ligase — protein MNRNAENYLEEIIAAALARLGWPATAIVINRPRQEGFGDFATPVAMNLAKILKKPPRALAQELQAALVFDPKIIGRVTVAGPGFLNFHFTPGYWQHVLAAVLQQREAFGRSTWAAGKKVNLEFVSANPTGPLNVVNARAASIGDVLANLLQAVGAEVVREYYINDAGQRVKALGYSISSRYMNLFGIDEPFPEDGYHGEYVRDLAVQLREEFGDRFVPLSLEERSREFTTLGLARIIAAQRRTLAEFRVHYDVWFSEQSLLASRREEEVLRLLHERGASYEKDGALWFRSSQFGDEQDRVLVKKDGEPTYFLGDIAYHMDKFRRDFNQLYDLWGPDHHGHVARMKAALVALGYPAGSFEVRIIQQVNLLRGGELVKMSKRSGNLIEMRELIDEVGVDAARFFFLMRTLDSPMDFDLDLAKKQSDENPVYYVQYAHARVCNILAYAAEQGHPLRSDGDLSRLREPEEIAVLRKLSEFPETVSKAARFLEPHRVTTFLQELAATFHHFYQNHRVVGTEADLTRARLQLVEGVRIVLANALRLLNVNAPERM, from the coding sequence ATGAACCGCAACGCGGAAAATTATCTCGAAGAGATCATCGCCGCGGCGCTCGCACGGCTGGGCTGGCCGGCAACGGCGATTGTCATCAACCGGCCGCGCCAGGAGGGCTTTGGCGATTTTGCCACGCCTGTGGCGATGAATCTCGCCAAGATCCTGAAGAAGCCGCCCAGAGCGCTGGCCCAGGAGCTGCAGGCCGCCCTGGTTTTTGATCCAAAAATCATCGGCCGGGTCACCGTCGCTGGCCCGGGCTTTCTCAATTTTCATTTCACTCCCGGCTATTGGCAGCACGTGCTGGCGGCGGTTTTGCAGCAGCGCGAAGCGTTCGGCCGGAGCACCTGGGCAGCCGGCAAAAAAGTCAACCTGGAATTCGTCAGCGCCAATCCCACCGGCCCGTTGAACGTGGTCAATGCCCGCGCCGCCTCCATCGGCGACGTGCTGGCCAATCTGCTGCAGGCGGTGGGCGCGGAAGTGGTGCGCGAGTACTACATCAACGATGCCGGCCAGCGCGTGAAGGCGCTCGGCTATTCGATCAGCTCGCGCTACATGAATCTCTTCGGAATCGACGAGCCTTTCCCGGAGGATGGCTACCACGGCGAGTATGTGCGGGATTTGGCGGTGCAGCTCCGCGAGGAATTCGGTGACCGTTTCGTGCCGCTGTCGCTGGAGGAGCGCAGCCGGGAATTCACCACGCTCGGCCTGGCGCGCATCATCGCCGCGCAACGCCGGACCCTGGCGGAGTTCCGTGTCCACTACGACGTCTGGTTCAGCGAGCAAAGCCTGCTGGCAAGCCGGCGCGAGGAGGAGGTGCTGCGCCTGCTGCATGAGCGCGGGGCGAGTTACGAGAAGGACGGTGCGCTCTGGTTCCGCTCCTCACAATTCGGTGACGAGCAGGATCGCGTGCTGGTCAAGAAAGACGGCGAGCCCACCTATTTTCTCGGCGACATCGCCTATCACATGGACAAATTCCGGCGGGATTTCAACCAATTGTACGATCTTTGGGGGCCGGACCATCACGGGCACGTGGCGCGCATGAAGGCGGCGCTGGTCGCGCTCGGCTATCCGGCCGGCAGCTTCGAGGTGCGCATCATTCAGCAGGTGAATTTGCTGCGTGGCGGCGAACTGGTGAAGATGTCCAAGCGCAGCGGCAACCTCATCGAAATGCGCGAACTGATCGACGAAGTCGGCGTCGATGCCGCCCGCTTTTTCTTCCTGATGCGCACGCTCGATTCGCCGATGGATTTCGATCTCGATCTCGCCAAAAAGCAAAGTGACGAGAATCCGGTTTACTATGTGCAGTATGCCCACGCGCGCGTGTGCAACATCCTGGCGTATGCCGCGGAACAGGGCCATCCCCTGCGCAGCGATGGCGACCTGAGCCGGCTGCGCGAACCCGAGGAAATCGCGGTGCTGCGCAAACTCTCCGAGTTTCCCGAAACCGTTTCCAAAGCCGCGCGCTTTCTGGAGCCGCACCGCGTGACCACTTTCCTGCAGGAGCTGGCCGCGACCTTTCACCATTTCTATCAAAACCATCGCGTGGTGGGCACCGAGGCTGATCTCACCCGCGCCCGCCTGCAGTTGGTGGAGGGTGTGCGTATTGTACTGGCAAACGCACTGCGTTTGCTCAATGTGAATGCGCCCGAGCGCATGTAA